Below is a genomic region from Streptomyces sp. NBC_00461.
GCCCTTCCGCTCGGCGCTCGGCTGGGCGACCTCCGTCGGCAAGGCGGCCGATGAGGACCGCCGGCGCGGCACGGAGCAGGTCGTGATGAATGTCGGGCACGGGCTGCGCGTCGGCCCGATGGTCTGCTTCGAGTCGGCGTTCCCCGACATGAGCCGCCATCTCGTGGACGACGGCGCCGACGTGCTCATAGCCCAGTCGTCGACCTCCAGCTTCCAGCACAGCTGGGCCCCTGAGCAGCACGCCTCGCTCGCCGCGCTGCGCGCTGCCGAGACCGGCCGCCCCATGGTGCACGCGACACTCACGGGGGTCTCGGCCGTGTACGGGGCGAGCGGGCAGCGCCTGGGCTCGTGGCTCGGCACGGGCTCCAGCAGCGCGGAGGTGTTCGACATTCCGCTGGCGCACGGCACCACCGCGTACGTCCGCTACGGCGACTGGCCGGTGCACGGGGCCCTCCTGATCCTCGCCGTGTGGTGCGCGAGCGAAGGCGTACGAGCCGTCCGGCTCAGGCGGCCCGGTCCTGAACCGCACGTACCACCCGCTCGCACAGTTCGTGAGTCGCCAGTGCGTCCCGGGCACTGAGCACCTTGCCCGCGCGCACGCCGTCGAGGAAGGCGAACACCGCCTGCTCGATGCCGCGCTGCCGGGCCACGGGCACCCAGTCACCGCGCCGCCGCACGGTCGGCTGGCCCTTGTGGTCGATCACCTCGGCGAGGTTGACCACCTGACGCTTGGTGTCCTGCCCGGACACCTCCAGGATCTCCTCCGCCGAACCGCTGAGCCGGTTCATCACGCCCAGCGCGGTGAACCCGTCGCCGGCCAGCTGCAGCACGACGTGGTGCAGGAGCCCGTCCACGACGCGGGCGCGCACGGTCACGTCGTCGACAGGACCGGGCGCCAGGAAGCGCAGCGTGTCCACGACGTGGATGAAGTCGTCGAGGATCATCGAGCGCGGTTCCTCCGGCAGCCCGATGCGGTTCTTCTGCATGAGGATCAGCTCGCGCGGGTGCTCGGCGCACTGCGCGTACCCGGGGGCGTGGCGCCGGTTGAAGCCGACGGCAAGGGAGACCTCGCGCTCCTCGGCGAGCCTCACCAACCGCTCGGAGTCGGCGAGTTCGTAGGCGAGCGGCTTGTCGACGTAGGTCGGCACGCCCGCTTCCAGGAGGCGGGTCACGATCTCCGGGTGCACGACGGTGGGGGCGTGCACGAAGGCGGCGTCCAGGTCCTGGGCGAGCAGCGCGTCCAGGGTGGTGTGCCGGTGGTCGGCCGGGAGGTGGAGGCCGTCGCCGACGCGGTCGAGCGTCGCGGGCGTCCGGGTCTGCAGGTGCAGCTCGACGCCGGCCAGAGCACCGACCACCGGAAGGTAGGCCTTCTGCGCGATGTCGCCGAGTCCGATGCAGCCGACCTTCACGGGACGATCTCCTAGCGCTTGCCTGCCGGGGTTCTGCCGGAAGCATACGGCTGCCGCCGCGGCCGCCGGTCGGCGATGGAGCCGAAGCCGCGCGGCGGCAGCGCGGG
It encodes:
- a CDS encoding Gfo/Idh/MocA family protein, with amino-acid sequence MKVGCIGLGDIAQKAYLPVVGALAGVELHLQTRTPATLDRVGDGLHLPADHRHTTLDALLAQDLDAAFVHAPTVVHPEIVTRLLEAGVPTYVDKPLAYELADSERLVRLAEEREVSLAVGFNRRHAPGYAQCAEHPRELILMQKNRIGLPEEPRSMILDDFIHVVDTLRFLAPGPVDDVTVRARVVDGLLHHVVLQLAGDGFTALGVMNRLSGSAEEILEVSGQDTKRQVVNLAEVIDHKGQPTVRRRGDWVPVARQRGIEQAVFAFLDGVRAGKVLSARDALATHELCERVVRAVQDRAA